A part of Rattus rattus isolate New Zealand chromosome 6, Rrattus_CSIRO_v1, whole genome shotgun sequence genomic DNA contains:
- the C1r gene encoding complement C1r subcomponent, giving the protein MRLIPLLLATLFCGVEGSIYLPQKLYGEVTSPLYPKPYPSDLETTTVITVPTGYRVKLVFWQFDVEPSEGCFYDYVKISADKKTLGRFCGQQDSPQGNPPGRQEFMSQGNKMLLTFHTDFSNEENGTIMFYKGFLAYYQAVDLDECTSQPNSVEEGLQPRCQHLCHNYVGGYFCSCRPGYELQKDGKSCQAECSSGLYTEPSGYISSLEYPKPYPPDLRCNYSIRVERGLTVHLKFLDPFEIDDHQQVHCPYDQLQIYANGKNLGEFCGTQRPPDLDTSSNAVDLLFFTDESGDSLGWKLRYTTEIIKCPQPKALDEFTIIQDPQPQYQFRDYFIVTCKQGYQLMEGSQALLSFTAVCQHDGTWHRAMPRCKIKDCGQPRSLSNGDFRYLTTRGVNTYEARIQYYCHDPYYKMMTRAGSSESVRGIYTCTPQGIWKNEEEGEKMPRCLPVCGKPVNPVTQKQRIIGGQKANPGNFPWQAFTNIHGRGGGALLGDRWILTAAHTIYPKEHNKENNVNASKDVFLGHTNVEEIKKLGHHPVRRVIIHPDYRQDEPNNFEGDIALLELENSVTLGPNLLPICLPDNETFYDKGLMGYVSGFGITEDKIAFNLRFVRLPIADREACQRWLRTKNSNDVFSQNMFCSGDPTLKHDACQGDSGGVFAVRDRSRDIWVATGIVSWGIGCGEGYGFYTKLLNYVDWIKKEIGDEN; this is encoded by the exons AT GCgtctcatccccctcctcctggcGACCCTGTTCTGTGGGGTGGAGGGCTCCATCTACCTCCCTCAGAAGCTCTATGGAGAGGTGACCTCCCCTCTGTATCCCAAGCCTTACCCCAGTGACTTGGAGACGACCACCGTGATCACTGTCCCCACGGGGTACAGGGTGAAGCTGGTCTTCTGGCAGTTTGATGTGGAGCCTTCTGAAGGCTGTTTCTATGACTACGTCAAG ATTTCTGCTGATAAGAAGACTCTGGGGAGGTTCTGTGGGCAGCAGGATTCTCCTCAGGGCAACCCCCCAGGAAGGCAGGAATTCATGTCCCAAGGAAACAAGATGCTGCTGACCTTTCACACAGACTTCTCCAACGAGGAGAATGGGACCATCATGTTCTACAAGGGCTTCCTGGCCTACTACCAGGCTGTGG ACCTTGACGAATGTACATCCCAGCCCAACTCAGTGGAGGAGGGTTTGCAGCCCCGATGCCAACACCTGTGCCACAACTATGTTGGAGGTTACTTCTGTTCCTGCCGTCCTGGCTACGAGCTTCAGAAAGACGGGAAATCCTGCCAGG CCGAGTGCAGCAGTGGGCTCTACACGGAGCCCTCGGGCTACATCTCCAGCCTCGAGTACCCGAAGCCCTATCCACCCGATCTGCGCTGTAACTACAGCATCCGGGTAGAGAGGGGCCTCACTGTGCACCTCAAGTTCCTGGATCCTTTTGAAATTGATGACCACCAGCAAGTACACTGCCCCTATGACCAGCTCCAG ATCTACGCTAATGGGAAGAACTTGGGTGAATTCTGTGGAACGCAAAGGCCTCCAGACCTTGACACCAGCAGCAACGCCGTGGATCTGCTGTTCTTCACGGATGAGTCTGGGGACAGCCTCGGCTGGAAGCTGCGCTACACCACtgaaa TCATCAAGTGCCCCCAACCCAAGGCCCTGGATGAGTTCACCATCATCCAGGATCCACAGCCTCAGTACCAGTTCCGGGATTACTTCATTGTCACCTGCAAACAAGGCTACCAGCTCATGGAG GGAAGTCAGGCGCTGCTCTCCTTCACGGCCGTTTGCCAGCATGATGGCACGTGGCACCGTGCCATGCCCAGGTGCAAGA TCAAGGACTGTGGACAGCCCCGCAGCCTGTCTAATGGGGACTTCCGCTACCTCACCACAAGAGGCGTGAACACCTATGAAGCCAGGATCCAGTATTACTGCCATGACCCATATTACAAGATGATGACCAGAGCTGGCAGCAGCGAGTCCGTACGAG GGATATATACCTGCACACCCCAAGGCATTTGGAAGAacgaagaggaaggagagaaaatgccCCGGTGTCTGCCAG TATGTGGGAAGCCTGTCAACCCCGTGACACAGAAGCAGCGCATCATCGGAGGGCAGAAAGCCAATCCGGGCAACTTCCCCTGGCAGGCGTTCACCAATATCCACGGGCGAGGGGGCGGGGCCCTGCTGGGAGACCGCTGGATCCTCACGGCAGCCCACACCATCTACCCCAAggaacacaacaaagaaaacaacgtCAATGCCAGTAAAGATGTTTTCCTGGGCCACACAAACGTGGAAGAGATCAAAAAACTGGGACATCACCCTGTCCGTCGGGTCATCATACACCCAGACTACCGCCAAGATGAGCCTAACAATTTCGAAGGAGACATTGCCCTACTGGAGCTGGAAAACAGTGTCACACTGGGTCCCAACCTCCTCCCCATCTGTCTCCCAGACAATGAGACCTTCTATGACAAAGGCCTTATGGGTTATGTCAGCGGCTTCGGGataacagaagataaaatagcTTTCAATCTCAGGTTTGTCCGTCTGCCCATAGCCGATCGAGAGGCATGCCAGAGGTGGCTCCGGACGAAAAACAGTAATGATGTATTTTCTCAAAATATGTTCTGTTCTGGGGACCCAACTCTCAAGCATGACGCCTGCCAGGGGGACAGTGGGGGTGTTTTTGCAGTCAGGGACCGCAGTCGTGATATCTGGGTGGCTACAGGCATCGTATCCTGGGGCATTGGGTGTGGTGAGGGATACGGCTTTTACACCAAGTTACTGAATTATGTTGACTGGATCAAGAAAGAGATTGGAGATGAAAACTGA
- the LOC116904589 gene encoding complement C1r subcomponent-like protein, with translation MVQSCPTLPVLSFLFQISTRGTDATRLCGQQGSSLGSPPDQTEFVSSGRSLRLTFRAHSSENKVTHLHKGFLALYQAIAVSQPNGDAEAVTTPGANPPEIQNHCPGPYYKEEQTGTLSCPSSRKWKDRQRGEEVPECVPVCGRPVVPIAENPNTFGSSRAKPGNFPWQAFTSIYGRGGGALLGDRWILTAAHTIFPKDSIYLRKNKTVNVFLGHTDVDELLKLGNHPVRRVVVHPDYRQEESHNFDGDIALLELEHRVPLGPNLLPVCLPDNETLYHSGLWGYISGFGVEMGWLTTKLKYSKLPVAPREACEAWLRQRQRTEVFSDNMFCVGQEMQVNSVCQGDSGSVYVVWDDRALRWVATGIVSWGVGCGKGYGFYTKVLSYVDWIKGVIECKDRCPEA, from the exons ATGGTACAAAGTTGCCCCacacttcctgtcctctctttcctctttcagaTTTCAACCAGAGGAACAGATGCAACCCGGCTGTGTGGGCAGCAAGGTTCCTCTCTGGGGAGCCCTCCCGATCAAACGGAGTTTGTATCCTCCGGGAGGAGCCTGCGGCTGACCTTCCGGGCACACTCCTCTGAGAACAAAGTCACACACCTCCACAAAGGCTTCCTGGCTCTCTACCAAGCCATAG CTGTGAGCCAACCCAATGGGGACGCTGAGGCTGTCACCACACCTGGAGCCAACCCTCCCGAGATTCAGAACCACTGCCCAGGTCCCTATTATAAGGAAGAGCAGACAG GGACACTTAGCTGCCCATCCTCGCGGAAGTGGAAGGACAGACAGCGCGGAGAAGAGGTTCCTGAGTGTGTGCCGG TCTGTGGAAGACCAGTCGTCCCCATTGCGGAGAACCCAAACACTTTTGGTTCTTCCAGAGCCAAGCCGGGCAACTTCCCCTGGCAAGCCTTCACCAGCATCTATGGCCGTGGGGGCGGAGCCCTGCTGGGTGACAGATGGATCCTGACGGCTGCCCATACCATCTTCCCCAAGGATAGCATCTATCTCAGAAAGAACAAGACTGTGAATGTGTTTCTGGGTCACACAGACGTAGACGAGCTGCTGAAACTGGGGAACCATCCTGTCCGAAGGGTGGTGGTTCACCCAGACTACCGCCAAGAGGAGTCCCACAACTTCGATGGGGATATCgccctcctggagctggagcacAGGGTCCCTCTGGGGCCCAATCTCCTCCCGGTCTGTCTGCCGGACAACGAGACCCTCTACCACAGCGGCCTGTGGGGTTACATCAGTGGGTTCGGTGTGGAGATGGGCTGGTTAACGACGAAGTTGAAATACTCAAAGCTGCCTGTAGCTCCCCGGGAGGCCTGTGAAGCCTGGCTCCGCCAGAGGCAGCGAACCGAGGTGTTTTCTGACAATATGTTCTGTGTCGGGCAAGAGATGCAGGTCAACAGTGTCTGCCAGGGAGACAGTGGCAGCGTCTACGTGGTGTGGGACGACCGTGCTCTTCGCTGGGTGGCCACGGGCATTGTATCCTGGGGCGTCGGGTGTGGCAAGGGGTACGGCTTCTACACCAAAGTGCTCAGCTACGTGGATTGGATTAAGGGGGTGATTGAATGTAAAGACCGATGTCCGGAGGCCTGA